From one Neofelis nebulosa isolate mNeoNeb1 chromosome 4, mNeoNeb1.pri, whole genome shotgun sequence genomic stretch:
- the TLE6 gene encoding transducin-like enhancer protein 6 isoform X2 produces MRAGVGVRRPAGKVIREGVQMSRMGGAEWAKDTASTKVLGQDHARAENFLRTMETWSRPRGFQPEEEPSSQVSGGLADRHSWGPPSPEASPHPALPTPPRSSLRGPHFEDVVAARSSDWLTQRSGVDDAPAHQLDTPASWDSEPQLWQDVLTEQLWQIFAGTHNKGERLQHTLTEQAPGLESQDLGPRYSGPEPRMEDTLVLSPPVPSLSSPEGSHEGSTEPGTEADGMLSRVAQEPAGRARPFLKPICWDPEDFDDTWKRPDALPWQSKKWAIPHRMEKVRTLEHGEPVLATAVSSFVRHAFTCGRGGVKVWSLASQVVEDRYPESHLCVQTRRAYLRTCLLSSDSTTLLAGGHNLAGVGVWDLTAPSLHVSGELPCAGLTCQALASKPEDSLALAGFTEGTVRIWDLRDQSVIRDLPGHPNGAKSIAVKDQNVWTGGLDTCLRCWDLRAAREPQEYQFESQIMSLSPSPQEDWVLVGTANGQQWLQPTRGGQKHMVGCKDGTILGLKFSPLGQWWVSVGTDNLVGVYSMPAGAVELQVPETSSILCCDVSPNNRLIVTGSRDHASVYQVTY; encoded by the exons GCAGAAAACTTCCTGCGGACCATGGAGACCTGGAGTCGACCCCGGGGCTTCCAGCCGGAGGAG GAGCCCTCGAGCCAGGTCTCGGGTGGGCTGGCTGACCGGCACTCCTGGGGGCCCCCCAGCCCCGAGGCTTCCCCGCACCCGGCGCTCCCGACCCCGCCGCGCTCCAGTCTCCGGGGGCCACACTTCGAGGATGTCGTGGCCGCGAGGTCCTCAGACTGGCTCACGCAGCGCTCTGGGGTGGACGACGCCCCAGCCCACCAGCTGGACACGCCGGCATCCTGGGACTCGGAGCCCCAGCTCTGGCAGGACGTCCTGACCGAGCAGCTCTGGCAGATCTTCGCCGGGACCCACAATAAGGGGGAGCGGCTGCAGCACACAC TGACAGAGCAGGCGCCAGGACTG GAGAGTCAGGACCTGGGACCGCGCTACTCAGGACCGGAACCACGTATGGAAGACACTTTGG TTCTCAGCCCACCTGTGCCCTCCCTCAGCTCCCCTGAGGGCTCCCACGAAgggagcacagagccaggcaccgAGGCGGACGGGATGCTCTCCCGAGTGGCCCAG GAGCCTGCTGGGAGAGCCCGCCCTTTCCTGAAGCCCAT ATGCTGGGACCCTGAGGACTTTGACGACACGTGGAAGAGACCGGACGCCTTGCCCTGGCAATCCAAGAAGTGGGCCATCCCACACAGAATGGAGAAGGTGCGGACGCTGGAACACGGGGAGCCCGTGCTGGCCACGGCTGTCAGCAGCTTCGTGCGACACGCCTTCACCTGTGGCAGGGGTGGTGTCAAAGTGTGGAGCCTGGCCAGCCAGGTGGTAGAGGACAGGTATCCCGAGAGCCACCTGTGCGTACAG ACCCGCCGGGCCTACCTGCGCACCTGCCTGCTGTCCTCAGACAGCACGACCCTGCTCGCGGGTGGCCACAACCTGGCTGGCGTGGGCGTGTGGGACCTGACCGCGCCCTCCCTGCACGTGAGCGGTGAGCTGCCCTGCGCGGGCCTCACCTGCCAGGCCCTGGCCTCCAAGCCTGAGGACAGCCTGGCCTTGGCTGGTTTCACGGAGGGCACAGTCAGGATCTGGGACCTACGGGACCAGAGTGTCATCAG GGACCTGCCGGGCCACCCGAATGGGGCCAAGAGCATTGCTGTCAAAGACCAGAACGTCTGGACAGGGGGTCTGGACACCTGTCTGCGGTGCTGGGACCTGAGGGCTGCCAGAGAGCCTCAGGAGTACCAGTTTGAGTCTCAG ATAATGAGCCTGTCCCCTAGTCCCCAGGAGGACTGGGTGCTGGTGGGCACAGCCAATGGCCAGCAGTGGCTGCAGCCCACCCGAGGGGGCCAGAAGCACATGGTGGGGTGTAAGGACGGCACCATCCTGGGTCTGAAGTTCTCCCCCCTCG GCCAGTGGTGGGTGAGCGTCGGGACGGACAACCTGGTTGGCGTCTATAGCATGCCAGCGGGGGCCGTGGAGCTCCAG GTACCCGAGACCTCCTCCATCCTGTGCTGTGATGTGTCCCCCAACAACCGCCTGATTGTCACGGGGTCCAGGGACCACGCCTCTGTGTACCAGGTCACCTACTGA